From Syntrophales bacterium:
ATGTACGATAAAACCATAAAATACGTGTGGAATCCTGAAAAAAAGAATGGTTAAAGGTCAGTGAAGGAATGTATTTTTCGAACAAGCAATAATTCATCTTTTGCGGGATGATATATGGGAAATAACTGATCATCCCGACCAGGCAAGCTGCCCAGGACAAAAGCTTCACTTTAGAGGTAATTGCAAAACTCCGTGTCATGCCCGAATGCTTTTGTCGGGCATCCATGATTTCAAATAGTTAAAAACTGGATTATGAACATTAAACTTCGTTTTCCCGCCCAGAAGCGTCGCGGGAATGACAGCGTTGGGAGTTTTGCAATGGGCTCTTTATTGTTGTAGGTGGAAAGGAGAAAAGGAAATGGGAGTTGCTTTATCTGTAGAGAAAATGTCGATTGAAGAGAAAAACCAAGCTATGGAAGCTATTTGGGATGATTTATCTGAGAAAGCAGAAAGTCGATTGTCCGCGCCTTGGCACAAGGAAGTTTTAAATTATGGGGAAAAAGGAATTATTA
This genomic window contains:
- a CDS encoding addiction module protein yields the protein MGVALSVEKMSIEEKNQAMEAIWDDLSEKAESRLSAPWHKEVLNYGEKGIISGEDVFIDWNNAKEKIEKSIS